The genomic window ATATTCCAAATAGAACTCCAACCGGTATACCCATGGAAATAAAATAGGGCAGGTGATACCAAATTAATATTAATAATTTTGAAAAACCGACGTTGTTCCTAACTATTATTTCTGATAATTGATATAGTAATTCAACACTAACAAAGACAATAAAAGCTACTATACCCATAAAAAAAGGGGGATGAATTCAATAGAAACATATTTAAAAAGCTTTCTCATTCTAAATCTTCTCCCAGAAAATAGAAGAGTTCTAAATCGTTTTTTCTACATTTATATAATTCTCCGGTCAATGCCCAGATTATATTTTCTGAAATATTAGTTGTTAAGTCAGAGAAGGTTACCAAGTTGTTCAATATTTCTATATGTAGTGAAGATGCTTTTAACGATTCTTTAGATTTATACAGATATGATTTGTATGCTTCTATTAGAGAATTTATTTCACCATTAACAATACAACTTTTTTTTAGCTTTGCGAAAAAAATCTTCTTTGACTTTTTCGGTTTTTAGTTTATTTGCTTCGATATTGATAAAATCAGAAAAAAGGGACAAAACATCGGAAAGATTTTCTTTTACAAGAGTCACAGAATCTTCGAAGTTGGCAACATTAATACTACTTGGGGTTTTAAGAATCTCGATATTTAATTTGGAATTCTTTTCGCATAGATCTCCCATATACTCAAATATTTGAACTAATTTTGAACTCATGAAGCATGCTTTTAAATAGATTCCAGTATACTGGTTTGAAGATAAGAGTATTGCACTTTCATAGTTTAAAGTAGCTTCTAAATAATCGATTCTGTCATCTTGTTTAATAACCTCATTGGAGAGTTCGTGATTTCTTTCTGTGTAAGCATCTGCAAATTTATAGTACATTTCTTGAACTATTCTGCCCATTCTTAGAACATTATTCAAATACCTTACTAAGCGATTTAAACTAACATTGTTGATTTGATGGGCATTATCTCCTCTAAACAATTCAGTTTACCTCCAGTGGGAATAAACAAAAAAATTATTCAAAATGTCTGCCGAAACCTAATTTTTTA from Petrotoga sp. 9PW.55.5.1 includes these protein-coding regions:
- a CDS encoding PhoU domain-containing protein — encoded protein: MFRGDNAHQINNVSLNRLVRYLNNVLRMGRIVQEMYYKFADAYTERNHELSNEVIKQDDRIDYLEATLNYESAILLSSNQYTGIYLKACFMSSKLVQIFEYMGDLCEKNSKLNIEILKTPSSINVANFEDSVTLVKENLSDVLSLFSDFINIEANKLKTEKVKEDFFRKAKKKLYC